Part of the bacterium genome, TAGGGAACCGAAAGACCACCCTTGAGTGGACTGCATTTTAACTATCTCTGAAAGAGATATTGTATTGTAGTAAGACATGACCGTCAGCAGCACCAAAAGAAGCGGAACCTCATATCCCAAAGCGAGAAGGAATTTTCTGGATATTCCAATACTGGCGTTTGGGTTGGCCGCCTCGCCACTGCTTAAAGCAATCCCCAATGGACTCAGTAGCATAAGATACAATATCAACAACAATCCACCGGATTCCAATAAGACGATATTTCCGAGAGGAAGAAACAACACAACTACCAAAGATCCAGCTAACGAGAGTATTAGACCGAATTCAAAGATGAATCCATGAGTCACAGTCTTTTGACTTAACAAGCGGATAATATCGATAACCGGTTGTGTGATCGGAGGACCATATCGCCATTGAATCCGAGCCATTACTTTCCTGAAAAGCCCCAGGAAAAGTAATCCCATGAATATCGCGATAAGCGGCACAAGTATAAATCCGACGATATGCATTAAAACACGCTCCATTTCAACTGTATTAGAATCAGGATCGCTAGAAATAGAATTATATAGGTAATATAGCTGCCAACATATCCGGTATAAATCCGCCTGATACCATCCGATAAGCCCTTCAGCAGATTTGCAATGGCATTGCCCAAAGCATCTGAAAAGTCTTTCAAATAGGGTGTGACCATCCTATAGAAAGGATTATAGAAATTTACCGTGTGACTATACCTATCGACAGGAACCACCGCTCCGGCGGCGTAATTATCGTATTGATCAGCTTTAACAGATTTTCTTCCTAGCTTGAAAAATAAGGCTACTATCAGCCCTGCAATTATTATAGTTGCAAAAACATTAAGCATGTTCAGAATTCCGGTTTCGGAGGTTACCCCCCAAAGTTCAATGTCCAAAGATTCCATGCCAAAAGAAACTATGATTGAATTGATAACCTTCAGAGGCAAGCCTGGAAGAACCCCGAAGAGGAGTATTATAAAGGATAGAATCAATATGGGAATCTGCATGTTAACAGGTGAAGGCTTGACATCTTTATATTTTTCCGGCAATTGCCCCAAAAACATATTATGTAGGAATTTATACACGGAGAGAATAGTCCCCCATGTTCCGATCAACGCGGCGAAAGCCAAAAATGGAGAACCTTCAATAATAAGAGTTTTATATATCAACCATTTAGATACAAATCCATTTGTCAGTGGGACACCCATCAAGCCCATAATCCCGAACAAACCACCAATAAAAGCCACTGGCATTTTCTTGATTAGACCGCCTAATGAATTAAGATCGCGCTCATTTGTTCTGTATTGAACTGCGGCAACGCTAAGGAACAATAGGACGATATAGATGGCATGATTTAAGGTATGGAATATTCCTCCTGCCAACCCAAGGCTTGTCCCATAAGCGATCCCCACGATCATATATCCACCCTGACCGATGCCGTGCCAGGCCAAAAGCTTCTTCGCATCGTTTTGAAGCATTGCTATGAAAGTGGGAACCACGATAGTGATAGCGCCCAACCACGATAAGATATAGTTAAAGCTGACAGGAACAGTTCCTATAGAAAGCGTTCTCGTGAATCCCACGATAACATACATTATAAGTAGAAAACCATAGATCCCCATTCGCGTGAGCATCCCGGAAAGAACTGCTGTAAAAGGCGAAGGTGACTCGGAGTAAGCCTCGGGAAGCCATGAATGAAATGGCATTACGGCATTTTTGATTGCGAAAGCAACCCCAAAAATTAGTAGCAAGAAAAGCAAATAACCGTTGGACGAAGCAGGAACCAAAGTCGTCAATTCATGGATATTCAATGTATGAAAATTAACATACAATGTCATAATTCCAAACAGCATTGACATTGAGCCAATTATCGAATAGATAATATATTTCAATCCTGCCTTTAAAGCTGGTCCGCCATTATAACTAATTAGCAAGAAAGTGCTCCAACTCATTATTTCCCAAAAAACAAAGAAGGAAATAAGATCTCCGGATAAAACCACACCCAACATCGCCGCATTCACAAAGAGCATCATGAAATAATAGAAAGCAAGATTATCGCGTCCTTTCATATAGCTTAATGAGAAAATTAACGACAGTGTCGCAAAAACCGAAACGGCTATTGAGAAAAGCCATGACAGCGAATCTATTCGCAGTGTAAGTTCCAGGCCGAAAAAAGTGAAGAAATTTGATTCAATTTCGTTCCCATAAAAACAGGCTATTATTGTAACAAGGGCAAGGGAAAACAACACAGCTAAAGCCATGAGAAGTTTCTTAGACAGCTTCCCAAGAAAATATGTGAGAAATGCACCGCCAAAGGCGACAATAAGTAGTAACTCTAAAGTCATCCTAATACACTCCTTATGTAGCCGATTTTATCGATAAACTCCGTGGCTGCAGGCGTGACGATTTTCAAAACGAATTCGGGATAGATTCCGATAAATATTATCAGAGAGGCAAAAACGATCATGGGAACCAAGCCTGTAACTGGCGGTTTCTCTATCTCCGCAACATGATTCCATTTTTTGAAATACATTACTTGAATAATCCGGAAGAAATACGATCCCTCGATAATGGTCCCGAATAATACAGCGCCAATTAGCAGAGTATAAAGTAATTCGCCCTGGGCCAATGCCGCGTGGATTATCATGAATTTACTCGCAAAACCGACAAATGGCGGCAAACCTACTAACGAAAAGGTCCCGATTGTGAACAATAAGGCAGTCAATGGCATTTTCTTGCCGATGCCTCCGAACGACGAAATCTCCATGGAACCGGTTCTGTATATCATGAGTCCCACAGCGAGGAATAGTAGCGCTTTACTTAATGTATGGGTAATTAACTGAAAAAACCCTCCGCTAACTCCTAACTGAGTCGATAGCGAAAAAGCAAATAAAATTAATCCTATCTGCCCGATACTCGAATACGCCAGCATTCTCTTGATATTCTTCTGGCCAAGAGCGCTCATCTCGCCGATAAGCAAAGTTAAGACGCCGAGGAAAAGCATAAAAACCATGAAACTCGATATGTCGAAAATAGTAAATAATACTCGAAGAACCGCGTATAATCCCACCTCAATAGCGATCCCGGATAATATTGCACTGATCGACGACGGCGCCGAAGAGTGAGCATCGGGAAGCCATGCGTTGAGTGGAAAAATAGCGGCCTCGATTCCCAATCCGGTTACCATGAAAATAAGCGGAATAAAAAGGTGGTTCGTATCGACAGTATTCACCTGACTTGCGATATCCGCCATATTCAAAGTGCCGAAATAACCATAAAGCAACCCAATCCCGATCAATAACAAACTTGACCCGATAGACCCCTGTATTAGGTATTTTATCGAAGCCTCTATTCCGGCCTTGTTCCCAAGATAAGCAACCAGCGCGTATGAAGATATGCAGAGAATTTCAAAGAATACAAAGAGGTTGAAAATGTCGCCGGTGAGCACAACTCCTGTTGCACCTGTTAAAAGGAGAAGGAAAAGCATATGATATTTTTCCTGCGGGCCTTCTTTGATATAACTTAACGCGTATAGAGATACTAAAAATCCTGCAAGAGATATAAGTAATGAAAAAAGAATCCCCACCGGGCCGACAACCAGGACTATACTAAACGGCGGTGCAAAACCGCCTAACTTGACAACCAAAGGACTCTGGATGGCGGCGGGTGTCAATATTATCGAGATTATTAAATTGAACAAGAAGGCGAAAACCGGCACAAATTTAGCGATTTTTCTGGAAATAAAAGTAAGAAGAGGTATTAAAAATGCCAACCCTAAGGGGACTGCAATTAATAAAACGGGATTTACCACTTTAGCTCCTTAATCTTCCTTAAATCAAGGCTTCCAAAATGTTTATAGGCTTTTATCGATAACGAAAGAGCTAAAGCCAATACGGCTAATCCTATAACAATTGCGGTTAAAACCAGTGCCTGCGGAACAGGATCGACCATCGTGGCGGCGCTAAGGCCGGGACGCGAAAATATCGGCGCTGTTCCATCGGTAATGTATCCCACAGAGATGAGAAATAGATTGACTCCCGTTTCGAGAATGCTGATTCCAATTATCATTTTTATCAAATTGTGCTTGGTCAGCATTATGAACAATCCTATAGCTACCAAGCCGAAGGCGCCGATATAATAAATATAGTCGGATAAAAAACTCATTAGCTCTCCTCTATAAGCCGGTCGATAATGCCGCTTAACTCCGAACCCACTTTTAACCCGATCGCGATATATAAAATAGGTATAATACCCGCACTAAATAACGTGTTCAAGGTGCCGTGAGGAAGGAAATTAGAAAGGAAATAGTGTCTGCCGACCGTAAGGCCGATCAATCCCAACACTATAAGCGCTAGTCCTCCGATCGATTCGACCGCTTTACTTGCGGATTCGTTAATCCTCTTTCCTCTACAGCCGAGATAGACTAAAAGAAAACCGGAGGCTATTATTGCACCACCCTGAAATCCTCCACCCGGAGTGAGGTGGCCGTGAATAAAAATATATACTCCGAATAATAGAATAAGAGGAAAAAGGAATTTGCAGCCTGTAGTGAGTATTAGACTTGCCTGTTCTACCTTTTTATCGGATTTCTTTTTCAGCGACGCCAACACCGTCCCCAATGCCAATGCCGCCAGAAAAAGCACGGTTACTTCGCCCAAAGTATCGAAACCCCTATAACCTAGAACGACCGAGGTTACAATATTCGAAGCACCGGTTTCCTCGACACCATTTTCCAGATAATGACTGCCGACCTTTGTCTTGGATACACCGAAAGGTATATTTTGCAGGGAAACTACAATTCCCCATGCAATAATTAGCATTAATATTATCCCTATTATCTTTTTCACTCTTCATACCTCGTTGTTTTCTTAATTGCGATAATGAAGACAGCCGTCACTAATGCGGCTCCTATTGAAGCCTCCGCCATAGCAACATCGGGAGCTTGTAAGAAAAAGAAAAGGACTGCCGCAACAAGACTAACCATACATGCAGCTATAACCGCGCTAATCAAATCGCGAAAAACCATAGCCGCGATTGCCGAAGCCAACATAAAAAGCACCAATAAACTTACAATGATAATCATTATAATATCCTCATATTTCCTAAAACTCTTCCGATTTATCGATAACACTTTGATCGCAAAGTCTTACTCCGGCCTTTTTTGAGGCTCTAGCAATAGCGTGACTCGATATTGGATTGGTTATTAAAATGAAGACGGCCACAAGAAGGCATTTCCAAAACCAGTCGGGTTGCAGAATACCAACCCCGACTATAGTGAAAAAAGCGCCGAAAGTCGTGCATTTAGTGCCCGCCTGAATTCTGTTATATACATCGGGAAGCCTTAAGATACCGAAGTTCCCGAGCATTAGAAATACTACTCCGATTCCTGTTATCACTAAGCCAAAGATTTCCATTTTAGATCCCACCTTCAAGATATCTTGCCATCGCTACCAATCCTACGAAGGCCAGCAGGGAATAAACCAACGATACGTCAATATAAACATAGCGATCGAACACTAAGGCCAGCAGCACAAGCATTGCAACTACTGTGGTAGTTATGGTATCGACAGCAACAGCCCTGTCAGAGGCGGTCGGCCCCAACAACATCCTGATAATGCTGAAAAGGAGCCCCAGCGTTATTAAGCTAAGAAAAACAATAGTTATTGCCTGATTCATGCGAATATTACCTTTAAATATTTTTCAAATCGTTCACCGATTTCTTTTGTAGATTCAGCTATTCCATCACAACGGACGTAAATCCAGTGTATAAGTAATTTATCGTCTTTTATGTCAAGTGTAAACGTGCCGGGGGTTAGTGTTATCGAGTTCGCTAAAATTGTTTTGGCTATATCTTGTTTCAAATCGGTTTTTATTATTATAATTCCCGGTTTTATTGGCATCTTAGGATGAAGCACGCGATAGGCAACATCAAAATTGGCAACAATTATTTCCTTAAATAAGACAAAGATATAGGCAATTGAATACAGAATCCGCTTAATTGAAATAGGCGGAAGACCCAAATCAGAATACCTGTTACTAAGGAAAAGCGCTAATGCCAGACTAATCAGAACTCCTACTAATAGTTCCTGCCAATTTAAACTGGAAGTCAAAACTACCCAGAGAATCAACAAAATAATAAAAAGGTATAGAAAATTCCTGATAGGAGGAGTTTTATTATTGTTTTTTTCTGACATTAGTAACCTTCATTAATGAATAATTGGTCCAACATCCGGTTTATCCTGAATAATAAATTAATCTCGCTATTTCCGTGCTTAAATCGATGCAGCTCGTTTTAATACCTTTAGGTAACTTCAATTGGCACGGTGTAAAAGACAATAAAGACTTTACTCCTGATTTAGCAAGACGATACGAAATTTTAACGGCGATGCTTTCCGGCACAGCTATAATCACGCACTGAATACTCTCCGCTTCAATTCTTTGCTCCAGATTCTTTTCATCCTCGACAACAATATTGTGGAAACTTTGACCAATTTTCTGGGGATCGTTATCGAAAGCCATAACAATCCTGAAACCCTCGGACTCGAATCCGGGGAAGGAAAGCAAGGCTTTTCCTATGTTTCCAACACCGACTAAAGCTATCGTTTGGGACTTATCTATATGCAGAATTTTTTTTATCTCCTGTTTTAAATCCGCAACATTGTATCCGACACCGCGTTTGCCGAAATCCCCAAAATATGAAAGGTCTTTTCTAATCATAGACGGTTTGATTTTGCATATCTCCGCTAATTTAGAAGACAAAACAACGGTTGTGCCCTCTTTGCTAAGACAAGTTAAAGCTCTCAGATAGGGAAAGAGACGACCTATAGTTTCATCGGGAATTTTTATCATAACCTCTACTTTGCGCTTGTGAATACAACCACAAGTCAAAATAGACTACTTGCTTTTAAAGTCAAGGACTATTTTTTACTTTTTTTATTCCAAAATTCGTTTATAAAAAATGTATCGCGTAACACAAAATTCTATCTTGCCGGATTTCGCAGAACATCAAAATATAACGGTTATTTATTTGACAAACAATGATTGAATTAGTGAGTCTATTTCCTCAAATCCATCATCTTTAGGAGATGGGTAATCTAAGACTATTAAAGAATCATCCGCCTGTATTATCAAAAATGGCCAGTATTTGGGAGGTTCTTTTGAGAAAAATGAAAGAAAACAATCTATATCTACTCCCCCTTTGTTAAAAGAAGTCCTATAGCCGTTTATAAATTTTTTAAGCTCCTGAGTGTCATCGCTAAGAAAATAGAAATAGATTTTACTTTCTATATTCTCAATACTTGAGCTGAGAAAATATTCTTCATAATGAATCACACATGGAGGGCACTCACCGAGTTTGTGACAGACAAAGACTTTACTACCAGGAATTTCAAATATATCACTCAATATAGTTTTATCGCTAAAAGATTTATATATTTCGCAATCTGTATTTTCTGCGATCAATATTGTGAAAACAATCAAAAAAATAAATAAGTAGCTTGTTTTCATTCTTCTATTGAAAATGTATGTTATAAATTTTTAGTTTAACTGATTGTTTATCAAACTCATCAGAAATAAAAACTAATCTGCCATTAGGGTCAACATCGATAAGAGAACCGGGAATCGGTTTTGAAAAACCCAATACTTGGCCTGTTTCAGGTTTGAAGAAACCTATCTCGCTAACGCCGTTTTTTTGAAAACACACAACACCTATTGAGTCGTTCAGCGCACGAACATTGCCGGTTTGAGTCCAGTTTCCTGTCCATTCGTAGTCTTCTTCTAATGTAGTCTCGATTGAACCTGTGAATTTAATAGGAGGTATATAACTTGGTAAAGAGAAATTTATTGTATTAATGGTATCCAATCTAGTATTCATATATAGAACTTTCGGCGAAATGTTTTCTGCTGCGAGGAATCCCCGGCCAAAAGGACATATTGACATATTATAGTAGGTGAGTAAATTCAAACCTTCTATAGAAAATATCGAATCATATTCGCCATTTTGATAAATAAAACCTTCCGCGAGAAATGATCCGTCTGACCATAGATACGACTGAAGACCTGTGAGGGCAAACCTGGAATCTTTTCCAGCCATTATTTTTTGTCCCGCGATAACTAAAGTATCTCCTAGTACAATGACTTTTTTAGCAGTAATATTTAAGTCCCCACAAAAAATGACTCGATAAATTCAACTGCTTCTTCAGTAAAAACCCATTTT contains:
- a CDS encoding cation:proton antiporter; amino-acid sequence: MNQAITIVFLSLITLGLLFSIIRMLLGPTASDRAVAVDTITTTVVAMLVLLALVFDRYVYIDVSLVYSLLAFVGLVAMARYLEGGI
- a CDS encoding NADH-quinone oxidoreductase subunit H, translated to MHIVGFILVPLIAIFMGLLFLGLFRKVMARIQWRYGPPITQPVIDIIRLLSQKTVTHGFIFEFGLILSLAGSLVVVLFLPLGNIVLLESGGLLLILYLMLLSPLGIALSSGEAANPNASIGISRKFLLALGYEVPLLLVLLTVMSYYNTISLSEIVKMQSTQGWSFGSLPLFLSGIAYFMILPAILGVRPFEIAGAAQEISSGPMVEYGGKFLAFSHIHHGLQEFIG
- a CDS encoding NADH-quinone oxidoreductase subunit K produces the protein MSFLSDYIYYIGAFGLVAIGLFIMLTKHNLIKMIIGISILETGVNLFLISVGYITDGTAPIFSRPGLSAATMVDPVPQALVLTAIVIGLAVLALALSLSIKAYKHFGSLDLRKIKELKW
- a CDS encoding redox-sensing transcriptional repressor Rex, whose amino-acid sequence is MIKIPDETIGRLFPYLRALTCLSKEGTTVVLSSKLAEICKIKPSMIRKDLSYFGDFGKRGVGYNVADLKQEIKKILHIDKSQTIALVGVGNIGKALLSFPGFESEGFRIVMAFDNDPQKIGQSFHNIVVEDEKNLEQRIEAESIQCVIIAVPESIAVKISYRLAKSGVKSLLSFTPCQLKLPKGIKTSCIDLSTEIARLIYYSG
- a CDS encoding DUF4040 domain-containing protein, whose amino-acid sequence is MIIIVSLLVLFMLASAIAAMVFRDLISAVIAACMVSLVAAVLFFFLQAPDVAMAEASIGAALVTAVFIIAIKKTTRYEE
- a CDS encoding Na+/H+ antiporter subunit E encodes the protein MSEKNNNKTPPIRNFLYLFIILLILWVVLTSSLNWQELLVGVLISLALALFLSNRYSDLGLPPISIKRILYSIAYIFVLFKEIIVANFDVAYRVLHPKMPIKPGIIIIKTDLKQDIAKTILANSITLTPGTFTLDIKDDKLLIHWIYVRCDGIAESTKEIGERFEKYLKVIFA
- a CDS encoding Na+/H+ antiporter subunit G translates to MEIFGLVITGIGVVFLMLGNFGILRLPDVYNRIQAGTKCTTFGAFFTIVGVGILQPDWFWKCLLVAVFILITNPISSHAIARASKKAGVRLCDQSVIDKSEEF
- a CDS encoding Na(+)/H(+) antiporter subunit B, producing the protein MLIIAWGIVVSLQNIPFGVSKTKVGSHYLENGVEETGASNIVTSVVLGYRGFDTLGEVTVLFLAALALGTVLASLKKKSDKKVEQASLILTTGCKFLFPLILLFGVYIFIHGHLTPGGGFQGGAIIASGFLLVYLGCRGKRINESASKAVESIGGLALIVLGLIGLTVGRHYFLSNFLPHGTLNTLFSAGIIPILYIAIGLKVGSELSGIIDRLIEES